In the genome of Shewanella denitrificans OS217, the window CGTTGCAGCGCGGGCAATAACCACCCCCTCCAACCAGCCTCTTCACCAATGGCGACCACCAAAAAGGTAAAGAGTAAACTGCGCAGCAAAAATAGTTCATTTGAAAGCCCTGGCGCATCACCGTCGATGGATAATGGAATTGGACTATCCATTAAATATGCGCTGAGTAAGCCTAATAGCATCCAGCTAGCTGGTAAAAATAGCGCAACTAACCAGTATCTCAACGGAACGCGCCAGCTTAAAATGCTGTTTAATCTAGGATCGCGACTGCATACCAGGCAGGAAACGATAAAGGCCGCCATTGCCGAGGACAGTATTACCGACAAGACACTGGCAAATGAGAAGCCCACAGGCACAGCCGATTGAAATGCTGTTGCTGTGATGGCATCGCCAGTCATTAATATCGAGCTGTAAATGCTGGCCATTAGGGTAAACACAACAGCAAAACACCCCCACCACCTTGAGGCTATTTTACAGCCAGTGCCATTTAACTGAGCCAAAATAATGGCCGCCAGTGCAGGCCCAAAACCCGCACCAACGATGATTTTACCCAATGCCCAGTCAGTGCTAGCAATGACTGGAACACTAAACCAAACTGTCCAAGTAATAGCAAAACAAAGCAGCAAAAAGGCGCTGATAGGGTAGTTATCTGCCAATGACTTTATATGTTTCATAGGATCCCTCTACGAGTAGAAATTGAATGTGAACACTGACTAATAGGATTGGTATAAATTAGGCCTAAGTCGAGACCAGCATTGACTTAGCGTATCTTGCCTGTTGTTTGCCAATAAATTTTGCACAATGCAATGACAGCAGTAAGCAAAGCGCGCTTAAGGGGGCGGTAATAGGGTACCAATACCAATTAATATCTATGTCTAGGGAAGGATTTATGGCGTGCATTATGGGGTCGACAATAGGTGACAAAAACAAAACCGCTGCAAGCAAGGCGGGCACAACAATAACCACAAGATAGACAATTGCCAGCGGCAGTTGCAGCATCAGATACAAGCTCGATGTCCAATTACGGCGGTTTTGAAAAAGGGCCTTAATGGCGTCCAAGGACAGTAATGTCGGTTGTTTCTGCGGATAGATGGGCCTGCGGGGCATGCGCTCACCTAGAAAGGTTTCGATTAATCGGCCTTCGAACAAAGAAAAAAAATGCATTGAGTTGATAAATAATATAAATACTGGGATCCCAATCAAGACTATGGATGCTGCGGCGCTACTGAAGC includes:
- a CDS encoding CPBP family intramembrane glutamic endopeptidase encodes the protein MKHIKSLADNYPISAFLLLCFAITWTVWFSVPVIASTDWALGKIIVGAGFGPALAAIILAQLNGTGCKIASRWWGCFAVVFTLMASIYSSILMTGDAITATAFQSAVPVGFSFASVLSVILSSAMAAFIVSCLVCSRDPRLNSILSWRVPLRYWLVALFLPASWMLLGLLSAYLMDSPIPLSIDGDAPGLSNELFLLRSLLFTFLVVAIGEEAGWRGWLLPALQRRFSPLMSSFLLGLVWGAWHFPLFVIGQYAESPVATFAKMGACVMLATMFTWLYNRASHNLLLAVVLHTAFNNTPRLLPQTEQMALFLMAILASMIIYDKMWRPIPYPNLTLHHAKERTPC
- a CDS encoding sensor domain-containing protein, with amino-acid sequence MLNKAIEQDIQNYLHQLVAELAGQDAALIQDAKYDAESHFRAAVEEADTQTNPMPEIIEHYGSPVEVAQYYREMELTVNWALHGHKKPKSLNKSHPVFSILIDMSAYKALVYFLLSLPLAIAYMAWTVMLGFSSAAASIVLIGIPVFILFINSMHFFSLFEGRLIETFLGERMPRRPIYPQKQPTLLSLDAIKALFQNRRNWTSSLYLMLQLPLAIVYLVVIVVPALLAAVLFLSPIVDPIMHAINPSLDIDINWYWYPITAPLSALCLLLSLHCAKFIGKQQARYAKSMLVST